The following coding sequences are from one Amyelois transitella isolate CPQ chromosome 23, ilAmyTran1.1, whole genome shotgun sequence window:
- the LOC106133012 gene encoding sperm flagellar protein 1, translated as MGSFDSPIPLSEIESVLAWVDSFKLSRSNKKINRDFSDAVLLAEILSHHYPKLVEMHNYPPRNSHALKLNNWMTLNRKVLRKLKLNLCCGTMEQLANCTPGVIERVLVMVRDKIHRDEELNKSAKDSEQNMSSGGSYYEACGDDEHILVVPVKTRVNGVLETVQQKVVNFESYQALKEELKDAKDATELLKQKVEHLDNLLKLKDERIDELQNQLERKQARRKEAEALQNSLAVPFETVPPPIITEVVPNKTVLKALPITEVLPVKSVSNKNVDTMIDLEPKSTETKVIVEPKPTFEYKLSFDSRVPRDESKIPILRAVLSKPSITEVSPDEVKDNLERIKSDVFKEIELVGKSDSCPDLEEFKDSEEAVVTIEDTINNEIQQIGIDD; from the exons ATGGGTAGTTTCGATTCGCCTATACCGCTTTCCGAAATCGAGTCGGTTCTAGCTTGGGTAGACTCGTTCAAGTTGTCCAGGTCCAATAAGAAGATAAACAGGGACTTTTCAGATGCTG TTCTCCTGGCCGAAATCTTAAGCCACCATTATCCAAAACTGGTCGAGATGCACAACTATCCTCCGAGGAACAGCCACGCATTGAAACTGAACAACTGGATGACCCTGAACAGGAAGGTGCTGAGGAAACTCAAGTTGAACCTCTGCTGTGGCACCATGGAGCAGTTGGCTAACTGTACTCCTGGTGTCATTGAACGGGTTTTGGTCATGG TTCGTGACAAGATTCATCGTGACGAAGAGCTGAACAAGAGTGCTAAGGATTCGGAACAGAACATGTCCAGCGGCGGAAGTTATTACGAGGCCTGTGGAGATGATG AACATATCCTAGTGGTGCCGGTGAAAACTCGCGTTAACGGAGTGCTGGAGACGGTGCAACAGAAAGTGGTCAACTTTGAGTCGTATCAGGCGCTTAAAGAAGAGCTCAAAGATGCAAAGGACGCGACTGAACTTCTCAAACAAAAG GTGGAACATCTggataatttattgaaacttaAAGACGAAAGAATAGATGAGCTTCAAAATCAGCTGGAGAGGAAACAGGCAAGACGCAAAGAGGCCGAGGCTCTTCAAAACAGCCTTGCAGTCCCTTTCGAAACAGTACCACCCCCAATCATCACTGAAGTTGTGCCAAATAAAACAGTTCTGAAAGCCCTACCAATAACAGAAGTATTACCAGTAAAATCggtttcaaataaaaacgttGATACGATGATTGATCTCGAACCTAAATCTACGGAGACCAAAGTGATTGTTGAGCCTAAACCTACTTTCGAATACAAACTATCATTTGACTCTAGAGTGCCAAGAGATGAATCCAAAATTCCTATTTTAAGAGCTGTTCTATCAAAACCTAGCATTACTGAGGTGTCGCCAGATGAAGTTAAAGATAATTTAGAAAGGATTAAATCTGATGTTTTTAAGGAAATAGAGCTAGTTGGAAAGAGTGATAGTTGCCCTGATCTAGAAGAGTTTAAAGACAGCGAAGAAGCTGTTGTTACAATAGAAGATACTATAAATAATGAGATTCAGCAAATCGGTATAGATGATTAA